In Cryptomeria japonica chromosome 5, Sugi_1.0, whole genome shotgun sequence, the genomic window cactacttataaagtgccatgagggggttgatgtttgccttgtttgtcatctacctttgtccagtgagtgttccttccacgacattcacctcatgttgtgtgtcaagtgagtgttccttccacgacactatgcactttctctgcaccttcgatgttcctagttcttcgtcatgcagttcttgttggttgttcttttcagtgtacatgtccctctccctttgcagcattatggggaggtttgtcttgttggttctaatgcttccttggttcgattgatcagctcttcaggctttggtgtctcatgccatctgtatcttcgagttcagttgtttgcctttggttgccatctgattcgagtagtgtcatttgagggcactcatgcagattacagtcttctctacctagtcatgttttatttcaatggaggttctttagatcaacagttactcttcgacaatgtttgcagctatttcttgcttttccatctctttttggagtagagttttttcccgcgtggttttctctatttctccagttcatagagatttggttgtgattgggtacctcatcaggcctttgttgccaggacccaaatttggcttcatcatgtagttgcattttttgcttcatgcatttagttttttagctactccctaagttcatcttaagggggggtgttagagttatcttgtattagctaataattatttatttaattattagtctattaaattctacgtttaagctaaacttaggcatttaataaatattgtaggtatttaataattattttaattattaaatacacattatccctttagggtttctttagggtttcacacctttagggttgctattatccttttataaggattgtattgtacttgttaattcaattgattccctttttgaatggtaattttcttcttcagagcatttatgcttttttgctttatgtgcctccattcttctcttgtgacaggtatttgcatgtaggtgttcttgggatctctgaagttgtatttcctcaacttcttcatgtgtgtgtgtgtgtgtgtgtgtgtgtgtgtgtctatatatatatatatatatatatatatatatatatatatatatatatatatatatatgtatatatatatgtatatatatacatacatacatacatacatatagtttgtgtgtgtgtacatgtacatgtacatacaaatacatacacacGCAGACCCacccacacacacatatgtataagAAACCAAATAAACCGTGAGGATGTAAAGCAATAAGGGTCTCACAAACTATGAATGTTTACATGCGTCCCCTATAATGAGGACTGCAAGCACAGggccttcacttagtgaacttgggttatatcacgtgtgttcatgacatactaaagaatccccctattttttaaaaatattgccctaaaactcatttttttcaccccctcccaatacataaccCGAATTAAAACCcccttattttcaccaaatattatattttttcatagccctaattaaaaaccccctattttcaccagataggcaatatattattttttatttttgagcaATTAAACCCCCCAATTATATGAATGCAtgcgatataatattgcctagctagtgaagtgCCTATGACTACAAGAGAGACACTACATTCTGTGAAAACATTTATAGTATTAAATATGCTGCATATCTAATGTAATTTAGTCTAAATTGGAATAatgcaacataattgaatactataAAAGGTTTTGTATGATGTAAGGATGTAAAACATAATTCTACATAATGCAACATAAACTGAATACTaaatcaaatccaaaatatttaaatataactaAGCTACCATAGTGACCACTTGTACACAACACTGAACACCAAGATGAAGACATGAGAAAGGATGTACATGTACAAAATACAACCAACAAGAATTGTAAAAAAATGATAATTTATGTCTAAGCTAATTTGAAATGAGATAGGATGCACCATGAGGATGTATATgtatgatatatatacatacatatacatacatgtatatttacatgtacatatatacatacataacaaTATATATGTATAAGAAACTAAATAAACCATGAGGATGTAAAGCTATCATGTTCTCTAAATTTGTGGGTTCTTATGGACTTTTGAAGATATTGTGTGCACGTAAAGGCTCCCAGCCCAAACAAACCATTTTATACTATTATAgtaagtatatgtatatatgttcataagtacacatacatatataaatgaaaatacatgtacatgtatatgtatatgtatagatattgtCATGCTGCGAGGAAGAGTACACAAACAAAAACACATTTGCCACTGCAAGGAAGAgtgtgaacacacacacacacacatggctAGAAGGGGATTCATTGGTAATTCTAAAAGAAAGAGACCTCCAAAATGATTTTTTTTCCATCCAGCTCGACGTTCTGACTAGACAAACTACAAACATggttttttttccaaatttgaacACATCTGACACGTGTTGTGAACCAATTCATCCAACATGTCAATTAAACCCCAAAATTGTGCACTGGTCAAAATGTCAGAGGCTCCAACCTGTCAACTTGTCTCTAAAACCTCCCAAAGCTAACAAGGTGGCTGCATGGCATTCGAACACATGCCCACCTTTCTCACCAACATGAATTAGAATTGGAAATGGAATGTGAAATGGAatttatacatgtacatgtacacacacacacacacacgtggcTAGAGGGGGATTCATAGGTAATTATGAAAGCAAGAGACCTCCAAACTGATTTAATTTTTGGCATCCAACTCAACATCTGACTAGACAAACTACAAGCATGGTTTTTTTTCCAAAATCGAACACATCTGCCATGTGTAGCAAACTAATTCATCCAATGTGCTAATTAAACACCAAAATTGTGCACTGACCGAAATGTCGAAGGCCCCAACTTGTCAACTTGCCTCTAAAACCTCCCAAAGCTGACAGGGTGGTCGCGTGGCATCCAAACACATGACCACCTTTCTCACCAACATGAATTAGGATATTGGAATTCCAATCCAGTATCCTTCAAATTTACCATAGAAGATTTAATATTACCATAAAAAACAAGTTAAAAATAGGATTCAAAAGTTATCCAAAATATATGAGCTATGAACTTCCTAAAATGACCTCTATAATaattgttttgtcttgtttcttacATCATGATGAAAAAATGATACTTTGATATCAATTGTAATTAAAAATCATACAAGAATAATATATTAGTAAATATGTTTcaaatacttgataataatatgCCACTTCAAGGAGGGAAACCTCCACTTCCATTGTGAGTGAAATACATTCAATGGTCCTAAAAGTAAGAACATATTTATGCCTTGGATACCACCCATGCTTATTTAActttacatataaaaatatattaatgataatACAACTTAATTAAAAAACTAAGGTAGTCATAAACTGACTACTCATAGATGTATGTACCCATAAGATAATGATGTAACAATAGACATGTCTAAATATTATTGATCAATCATTTATGTATCTAAAGAGTTGGTCCTCTCAAAGAAATCAAAGTCAACCTGGAAGAATATATGACCCTTATGATCCAATCATCTCCCCTACTTGTTTCTAAATACAACCATTCCTTATTTCTAAATACAACCATTCCTTAATGTAATAAGAAAAGAGTAAAATGCAATGAACATAAAAGTTATTCCTTCTCCATCATCCTAGACCTAAGTATCTTCattcttttatatttcttttcTTTGCATAACATTTAATAATCACTCTCATAACTATGTATCCATCATATTTGATTAGCTAGATCAAATTTAAGAAAAGATTAATTTTACTTTACACAATAATATATAGCTTGAGAtttttacataaaaaatatataaGCCTTTCAAAGGTAATTGTTTTATGATTTGCATAAAaaaaattagaaggattttggagaAAAATGGTATTGTTTGTAATAAGCTTTTGGAGgagaatataaatatttttttggggttttgtgtattagattggatttttaattcatgaaaaataactataGCAAGTTTTATGACGTAATTAAGTTAGGTAGTTTTCACTAATAAAACTAATGatttattttaaagaaatattGTGCTACATTTAATATGTTAAATCGATAATTATTTAATAACTAATTATTAGAAAAATATATTTCTTGAAGTTTATTTATTCTTACATTTAGAGTCttatcacccacatcattttattTAAGAAATGTTTTCATTTCTATGTATTTTAGAATTACATGTTAAATGATGCAGGGCAGGTAGAGACACATGTTTTCTCAACAAACTTTATCATAACTTGCAAAGAAAGGTGGTGGCATAAATGAAATGCGCTTTCTTCACACAAGACTGTGAAGACAACAGACTTCATTTGGAGAGCATGGATTGGTCTATATAATTCCTTTCCATATCAGATTAGAAGTAAAATTTGAGCTAGTTTTTTCCTTCTATTAATCAATAATAATAAATGATGAAGTGGCGGTACTAATTTTTTTTCGAAAATCTACCTTAATAGATATTCATCAAAGATTGAAAGGTTTCAtctcaacaattttttttcctaGATCTACATTGTTATTCATCCCTTGTTATATCTATCTTGGTCAACAAAAAAACCGAAACCCTCCTATTATATAGATTATCAAATCATGAATAATATATAGTCTCTACGATATGATAGCCAAAATATCGTCCACAAATTACAAGAGTATTTTCTTTTTCTCACCAATGAGCTCAAAGGTATGTATAAATTGTACCTTTGATCAACAATTGATGTGACACTTTTTTTTTGTTAAGTAACATAATCTCCTAAATTATGTGACAATGAGTATGCATTTGACACTCTATTTTTGCATGTGTTAAGAAAAATAATGAATCAAAATAGAAAGATtgattataaattataattcaaaaaacaATATTATGTAATCAAATATTTCTATCAAAAGCAATGGATATGtgatttggacatatggataatgaAATTTAACTTGTAAATATTCAAAATAGGATTATATGATCTATATGTCCTAGATTATATTTGAAAGTTTAATTCATAATAGTGTTATTATTTTTAGAATATGTTGTTCTATACTCTTTTGTAAATGACAAAATTTTATATATCTAATTGAGTTTTGTGAATTGCAAAGAGTTCTCTCCTAGTGACATAGCTATATTGCACATCCATATAATTAACACATTACTTATTCGTCTTTTTCATAAGTTTCCTAtttcttattttctaattttctagactacataatatattatttatttttttagataGTTATTTGGTTGACAACACATTATGATGGTTGGATTGCTTATGATACAAAGTTATGTTCTAGGCCATAAGAATATGTCTCAATTATCATCTATAATCAAgaatatatttatttttctaagACTTAAATTAATGATAGATGTGAAAAAGGTTCATAAGATTAATTTGTTTCATGCTTGTATTTGTGATTATGAAGATCTTGCTTATTGAACccaaattaaataaaaagaaatcaataaaaGATCTAATCAATCATATAAtaataacaaacaaaaaaaaatattaacacaATAATTTAACTTACTTATCATAAATCATTTTAAACACAATCTTAATCCTAACATTTAAAAGTATTTAAACACATAACAACTCACTTCTATAAGTCTATTactattgatatgaagctaaactaAAATGGAAACGGCTATCCACCTCCTATGATGTACCAATACATTTATACCCCTCATACACCATAATGTATGCCTTCAAGTGTCGTAAGAACTAAATAGGCATACTCTAACCATATTCAACTCAAATATCCTTCTAATAATTCATCACAAAAGAATATATAATATTACCATGAGTTGTAGGCCATATCACTATCACCTATGCAATGTCTAATGAAAATTAAGCTCCAATTGTTGAGAAATAGAataaacaatttaattaattatcttcgatTGAAATGATCCATGCTCCACAATTTTAGGATAAGAAATAGGACCATAAGGTCCATGATATGAATAAACACAAAGTGATTGGGCATGTTCTTATGAATTTTAGTTATAGTTATCACTAATTGTGTAGGGGAGGAAAAAATTAAGAATTAAAGCGGATAATAAAATTGTTTTAAAAGTTTAAGATGTCATATATGAAAACAACAAAAGGTGATTTATTTTCCTCTACTCCAAACACCCCACTCTACTTCAAATACACTCCAAGCACCTCACTCTACTTCAAATATAAGGCGTACAAATATAAGATGTACATATTCTATAGAATAGAAATTGAACTTCTAACCTCTCTTTCAAAAATACAAATTCTCTACCATTCCAATGTTAAATCTAGAAATTGAACTTCTAACCTCTACTTCAAGAATACTACCATTCGAATGTTAAATCCAGGATCAAGTTTCGTTGAGATAATTGACGACATTGTGAGCAATGCAGTAGGCGAAAGACTGAATGGTGATCATGGGGTTGATCCCCAATGCAGTGGGAAGAACACTTCCATCTGCAACATAAACTCCCTCCACCTCCCAACTCTCACCATTTTCATCCACCGCGCTCTCTGCCGAACTCATTCCCATTCTGCAACTCCCCATCTGATGCGCGCAATACAAGGGTGCGCCGCCTTTCTTCCCAACTCTGCGCACATACTCATCAAAATCCTTATCATGAATACAGCTGGAATCAGGGCGAAGCTTAAAGCTTTCAACATCCTGATGGTGGGTTCCGACCTCAACGGCCCCTGCAGCCGCCAGTACGCGAAGCCCCTTCTCCACACCTTCCCTGGCCCGTTCCTCATCATCCGATCGAAGCTTGTACTTAATGTCCAGGCTGCCGTCCGCCTTGGCCGCAACTGTTCCGCTGCCCCTGTCGCGAAGCAGAACAATGAAACTGCAAGTTCGAGAGAATTTGAGCATGGTTTGCTTGAAATGGGACCCGGAACGCCACGGTATAGCACTGGCGAAGAACCCCGGGTGCGGAATTGGGGTTTGTAAGATCGCTCCGTAGCCCGTGGTGTCCCAGCCACCGGTCTCTTTTGAGAAGGCCGTCATGATTCCGCCTTCGTAACATGTCCCTTTTGCTGCAACGCCTGGAGGGAAGTATCCCCACACAATTTGGACGGGATGCAGGTGCAGGTTTTTGCCAATGTGAGGGTTTTCCAGGCCGCTGGCGTGGAGCAACGGAGGCGTCTGCAATGCACCGGAGGCGATTACCGTGGCTCGAGCCCTGATGAACACCTGTCTCTCGGTGCCTCCGATTTTGGCTACCACTCCAATCGCTTTTCTGCCCTTGCGGCCTGAAATGAAAAAAAATCAGCATGAAAAGCTAACTATACTCTTGCTTGAGATGTAAAAGCTTGTGAATCGAGTGCTAATTTGACGAAAAAGACCTGAATTTGGTGTGTGCAGAACCCTGTGCGCAGAGCAACGGGTGAGTATGACGGCGCCGGCGTTAATGGCGTCGACGAGCCACGTCTCAGAAGTGGCCTGCTTCGATCCTCTCCTGCACCCGAAATTGCACCATCCGCAGTAATGATCTGCCGCTGCATTTCTTGGAATGTTCCCCACATGGTACCCTAATGCTTCACAGCCTTTCCGCAGCACAGCATTCTGGAAGCTTTCCTCTTCACAGTCCTCCTGGACGCCCAACCTCTCGCAGACTCGATCCATGGCCTCGCTGTATCTAGGGCTCCCGAACATTTCAAGCCCTAGGGTTTGGGTCCAGTCGCGGAGCACATGGTCGGGAGTTCGAAACGAGGCAGACCAGTTGATTGCAGAGCCGCCGCCTACAGTAGAGCCAGCCAGTATGACCATGTTCTTGTCGTCTGTACTCATAAACCCTCGCTCCTCGTACAAATCTCTCATGGACACGCCTTCCAAGAGGTTCAAGTCATGGCGGGCCTTGTAAGTTCCTTTTTCCAAGATAAGGACTTTAAAGCCTGCTTTTGCCAGTACCGCGGCTGCAACCCCGCCGCCGGAGCCTGAGCCCACTATGACTACGTCGCATTCAATTGCATGATCTTTCGGTGAGTACTGCACATTTGTAAGAGCAGCAAGGGCGGAAGGATTTGTTAATTTGCATCCATGGCTTTTCAGAGCCGAGAGTAATTCATCTCCGTATAAGGCAGATATGTCTATTACTGAGCTTTCCAGGGGCTTGGGGGAAAGTTGTGCGGTCATGGCTACTGGATCGGGTCCGCAGTAATTTATGGCTTTCCAGAAGGGGTTGTGCCCCTTCTCATCGACCTGCCAGAGAACCAGACGAAGTCTGTCAGAGCTTTCAAGAAAAAATTGAATTACGTAAAAGCAGTCTTagagattaaaaaatatatatttggccttaatttcatttgcattatttaattttattacatTGGAACCTCAATCATTCGCacaaatgcaaatacaaatattAGTGATTAATTTCTATACAAAATGGTACTGAAAAAAAATTTCAGATTGCAAAACACattatttttttgtctaattttttgTGATTTTACAGCAATGGGGA contains:
- the LOC131062759 gene encoding long-chain-alcohol oxidase FAO4A produces the protein MKEQKLGNLNGILNAESVVERKNDGILETSTGFSTAEMSSLTALCNAFFPSLPLEATGLVLDSSDFSKDVEEFYRASLPNGWSTFEVAETMKNVLKPEDLKILRTILWLLSTSLGTFLLAGRQSFATEFPFVQRFGNLPLEKREKVLLDWSTSSFSLFRTVFKAFKIGIMWNHFTRVDEKGHNPFWKAINYCGPDPVAMTAQLSPKPLESSVIDISALYGDELLSALKSHGCKLTNPSALAALTNVQYSPKDHAIECDVVIVGSGSGGGVAAAVLAKAGFKVLILEKGTYKARHDLNLLEGVSMRDLYEERGFMSTDDKNMVILAGSTVGGGSAINWSASFRTPDHVLRDWTQTLGLEMFGSPRYSEAMDRVCERLGVQEDCEEESFQNAVLRKGCEALGYHVGNIPRNAAADHYCGWCNFGCRRGSKQATSETWLVDAINAGAVILTRCSAHRVLHTPNSGRKGRKAIGVVAKIGGTERQVFIRARATVIASGALQTPPLLHASGLENPHIGKNLHLHPVQIVWGYFPPGVAAKGTCYEGGIMTAFSKETGGWDTTGYGAILQTPIPHPGFFASAIPWRSGSHFKQTMLKFSRTCSFIVLLRDRGSGTVAAKADGSLDIKYKLRSDDEERAREGVEKGLRVLAAAGAVEVGTHHQDVESFKLRPDSSCIHDKDFDEYVRRVGKKGGAPLYCAHQMGSCRMGMSSAESAVDENGESWEVEGVYVADGSVLPTALGINPMITIQSFAYCIAHNVVNYLNET